A genomic segment from Flavobacterium inviolabile encodes:
- a CDS encoding cation:proton antiporter yields MKNFKNSFFYIGIIGVTSALMYWIVQNGKGLEAGRHIVVANSGNSQWQEFLSSLTHNLTHPLAILLAQIVTIIFVARLFGELCKKIGQPMVIGEIIAGIVLGPSLVGTYFPEFSAALFPEASLGNLQFLSQIGLILFMFVVGMELDLKVLQNKAKEAVVISHASIVIPFTLGLVLAYFIYTQFAPDGVEFLSFGLFIGIAMSITAFPVLARIVQERGLHRTKLGAMVITCAAADDITAWCILAAVIAIVKAGSFLSSLYIIGLAIVYVILMLKVVRPFLKRIGDLYTSKESITKSVVAIFFLTLLISSYATEVIGIHALFGAFMAGAIMPENMRFRNIFIEKVEDVSQVMLLPLFFVFTGLRTQIGLLDDPYLWKVCGLIVLVAVVGKFVGSALTARFVGQNWRDSLTIGALMNTRGLMELVVLNIGYDLGVLKPEIFAMMVIMALGTTLMTGPALDLINFIFKTKNDIIPSEISQISKYKVLVSFDTPEEGRGLLRLANTFVKKMKKNAMVTAMHIPLSNEVNPFNVEEFEEQCFKPILAESKELKQKVTTLFKTSTDIDSDVIEVSNKGEFDLVLIALGQSIFEGTLLGKILGFTTRIINPENLLNKFTGKEKLFENSPFDERTEQILAKTDVPVGVLVDKNFEKADRVFVTLFDNSDAFLIDYAQKLIANVESQVTVLDVVGNIKNNATIKEGIRAIEQQAPNHIKLLNERKIEKDFLQEQDLMIISVDSWKKLVESRSTWLNNTPSLLILKP; encoded by the coding sequence ATGAAAAACTTCAAAAACAGTTTCTTCTACATTGGAATAATCGGTGTAACATCAGCTTTGATGTATTGGATTGTACAAAACGGAAAAGGATTAGAAGCCGGCCGCCATATCGTAGTCGCTAATTCCGGAAACAGCCAATGGCAGGAATTTCTCAGCTCTTTAACGCATAACTTAACGCATCCGCTGGCTATATTACTGGCACAAATCGTAACCATTATATTTGTTGCCCGCTTGTTCGGGGAACTGTGCAAAAAAATAGGACAGCCAATGGTGATTGGTGAAATCATCGCCGGTATTGTCCTTGGTCCCTCTTTGGTAGGAACCTATTTCCCGGAATTTTCGGCCGCCTTGTTCCCGGAAGCCTCGCTGGGGAACTTACAATTCCTGAGCCAGATAGGACTAATCTTGTTCATGTTTGTAGTAGGGATGGAACTGGACCTGAAAGTACTGCAAAACAAAGCTAAAGAAGCGGTGGTAATCAGTCACGCCAGTATCGTGATCCCGTTTACCTTAGGACTGGTTTTAGCCTATTTTATCTATACACAATTTGCACCGGACGGTGTTGAATTCCTTTCTTTCGGACTGTTTATCGGGATTGCAATGAGTATTACCGCCTTTCCGGTTTTAGCCAGAATTGTACAGGAAAGAGGATTGCACCGCACCAAACTGGGTGCAATGGTAATTACCTGTGCCGCAGCCGATGATATTACGGCATGGTGTATCCTGGCAGCGGTAATCGCGATTGTAAAAGCAGGTTCTTTTTTAAGTTCCCTGTACATCATTGGGCTGGCCATCGTGTATGTGATCCTGATGTTAAAAGTAGTACGCCCGTTCCTGAAAAGAATCGGCGATTTATATACCAGTAAAGAAAGCATCACCAAATCGGTAGTCGCAATTTTCTTTTTAACCTTGCTGATTTCGTCTTATGCTACCGAAGTAATCGGGATTCACGCGTTATTCGGCGCTTTTATGGCGGGAGCCATTATGCCGGAAAACATGCGATTCCGTAACATTTTCATCGAAAAAGTAGAAGATGTTTCCCAGGTAATGTTATTGCCGCTGTTCTTTGTATTTACCGGTTTGCGCACGCAGATAGGCTTACTGGATGATCCGTATTTATGGAAAGTATGCGGATTGATTGTCCTGGTTGCCGTAGTGGGTAAATTTGTGGGAAGTGCGCTCACGGCTAGATTTGTCGGGCAGAACTGGCGCGACAGTTTAACCATTGGGGCCTTAATGAATACCCGCGGACTGATGGAACTGGTGGTGTTAAACATCGGTTATGATTTAGGCGTTTTAAAACCCGAAATCTTTGCGATGATGGTTATCATGGCTTTGGGAACAACCTTAATGACCGGACCGGCGCTGGACCTGATCAACTTTATTTTCAAAACGAAAAACGATATCATTCCGTCCGAGATCAGCCAGATCAGCAAATACAAAGTACTGGTTTCGTTTGACACACCCGAAGAGGGAAGAGGCTTGCTGCGTTTAGCCAATACTTTTGTAAAGAAGATGAAGAAAAATGCGATGGTTACCGCCATGCACATTCCGCTTAGCAACGAAGTGAACCCGTTTAATGTGGAAGAATTCGAGGAACAATGCTTTAAGCCGATTTTAGCGGAATCGAAAGAACTGAAACAAAAGGTAACCACCCTGTTTAAAACATCAACAGATATCGATTCGGATGTGATTGAAGTATCCAATAAAGGAGAATTTGACCTGGTTCTGATCGCGCTGGGACAATCCATCTTTGAAGGAACCTTACTGGGGAAAATTTTAGGATTTACAACCCGTATCATCAATCCTGAAAACCTGTTGAATAAATTCACCGGAAAGGAAAAACTATTCGAAAATTCGCCTTTTGACGAACGTACGGAACAAATCCTGGCCAAAACGGATGTTCCGGTTGGTGTATTGGTCGATAAGAACTTTGAAAAAGCAGACCGCGTTTTTGTAACGCTTTTTGATAATTCGGATGCCTTTTTAATTGATTATGCTCAGAAACTGATTGCCAATGTAGAATCGCAGGTTACCGTACTGGATGTAGTGGGGAATATCAAAAACAATGCGACCATTAAAGAAGGCATTCGCGCGATCGAGCAACAGGCACCAAATCATATTAAATTACTGAACGAACGTAAAATAGAAAAAGATTTCCTGCAGGAGCAGGATCTGATGATTATCAGTGTGGACAGCTGGAAAAAACTGGTTGAATCCAGAAGTACATGGCTGAACAATACGCCGTCACTTTTAATTCTGAAGCCTTAA
- a CDS encoding helix-turn-helix domain-containing protein produces the protein MMKIAVKNMVCQRCVLAVTQILDKIDLPYQTVIMGEVTLADDMPAEQKLKQFSDELEAIGFEIIDDKRKQLIEKVKGAIINFIHYDQEKTKLTLSEFLSDKVQYDYNYLSSLFSEMEGITIEKYLINQKIEKVKELIVYDELSLKQIADLLGYSSVAYLSNQFKKVTGLTPSHFKNIRSEKRIPLDKV, from the coding sequence ATGATGAAAATTGCAGTCAAGAATATGGTTTGCCAGCGTTGCGTTTTAGCCGTTACGCAAATTTTAGATAAAATCGATCTTCCGTACCAAACCGTTATTATGGGCGAAGTGACGCTTGCTGACGATATGCCTGCCGAACAAAAATTAAAGCAGTTTTCTGATGAACTGGAAGCCATCGGGTTTGAAATCATTGACGATAAACGCAAACAGCTCATTGAAAAAGTGAAAGGGGCAATCATCAACTTTATTCACTACGATCAGGAAAAAACAAAACTCACCCTTTCCGAATTCCTGTCGGACAAAGTGCAATACGACTACAACTACCTGAGCAGCCTGTTTTCTGAAATGGAAGGCATTACCATTGAAAAATACCTGATCAACCAGAAAATAGAAAAAGTAAAGGAACTGATCGTTTACGATGAACTTTCCTTAAAACAAATCGCCGATTTACTGGGTTACAGCAGCGTAGCCTACCTGAGCAATCAGTTTAAAAAAGTAACCGGGCTAACACCTTCCCACTTCAAAAACATCCGTTCTGAAAAAAGAATCCCTTTAGATAAAGTGTAA
- a CDS encoding heavy metal translocating P-type ATPase, translating to MEATIKNFPVTGMTCASCAVSVESMLKHQKGVVDAAVNYANASAKVAYNPGEASLEEFKNAIQSIGYDMIIEEDVNVNEVIAAQNKNHYEKLKNKTIGASILTLPVFIIGMFFMDMPYGNLIMWFFATPVLFWYGKDFFSNAWKQLQHKSANMDTLVALSTGIAYLFSVFNTLFADFWHSRGVHAHVYFEAATVVITFILLGKLLEEKAKGNTASAIKKLMGLQPKTVTLVKDNGDYMEAPIESIVFGDLILVKPGDKIAVDGEVVSGSSFVDESMISGEPVPVEKEKGARVFAGTLNQKGSLQFRAEKVGGETLLAHIIKMVQNAQGSKAPVQKLVDKIAGIFVPIVLGIAVVTLIVWIVLGGENGFTQGLMAMVTVLVIACPCALGLATPTAIMVGVGKGAEQGILIKDAESLELAQKVDTIILDKTGTITEGKPKVTGIQWLAGDSSKAAILKTIEAQSEHPLAQAVVDAFEGLNTVAINEFESITGFGVRANVDHEIYFIGNQRLMEQKGIVISEELKQFAAGYYAKAATVLFFGSLEKVLAVIAVQDAIKPTSVQAIQELQDNGIEVIMLTGDNEATAAAVAGQLNIKQFKAGVLPQDKSAYVKQLQEQGKVVAMVGDGINDSAALAQANVSIAMGKGSDIAMDVAHMTIIASDLKKIPVAIQLSKQTVKTIKQNLFWAFIYNIIGIPIAAGILYPINGFLLNPMIAGAAMAMSSVSVVSNSLLLKFKK from the coding sequence ATGGAAGCCACTATCAAAAATTTTCCGGTAACCGGAATGACCTGTGCTTCTTGCGCAGTGAGCGTAGAAAGCATGCTGAAACACCAGAAAGGTGTTGTCGATGCGGCCGTTAATTATGCGAATGCCTCAGCAAAAGTTGCCTATAATCCGGGAGAAGCTTCTCTGGAAGAATTCAAAAATGCCATTCAGTCCATTGGTTACGATATGATCATCGAAGAAGATGTGAACGTGAATGAAGTTATAGCAGCACAAAATAAAAATCATTACGAAAAGCTAAAAAACAAAACAATTGGCGCTTCAATCCTGACCCTGCCGGTATTTATTATCGGTATGTTTTTTATGGATATGCCATACGGCAATCTGATCATGTGGTTTTTTGCCACTCCGGTTTTGTTTTGGTATGGAAAAGATTTTTTCAGCAATGCCTGGAAACAGCTACAGCACAAATCGGCTAATATGGATACGTTGGTGGCGTTAAGCACCGGAATTGCCTATCTGTTCAGTGTTTTTAATACTCTTTTTGCCGATTTCTGGCACAGCAGAGGCGTCCATGCCCATGTGTATTTTGAAGCGGCAACAGTGGTGATTACGTTTATCCTTTTAGGGAAACTACTGGAAGAAAAGGCAAAAGGCAATACGGCTTCGGCCATAAAAAAACTAATGGGATTGCAGCCCAAAACGGTTACACTGGTTAAAGACAACGGTGACTATATGGAAGCACCGATAGAATCCATTGTATTTGGCGATTTGATACTGGTAAAACCGGGCGATAAAATTGCGGTTGACGGGGAAGTGGTTTCCGGTAGTTCCTTTGTGGATGAAAGCATGATTTCGGGTGAGCCGGTTCCGGTGGAAAAAGAAAAAGGTGCCAGGGTATTTGCGGGAACACTCAACCAGAAAGGAAGCCTGCAGTTCAGAGCCGAAAAAGTGGGCGGTGAAACGCTGCTGGCACACATTATCAAAATGGTTCAGAATGCACAGGGCAGTAAAGCTCCGGTTCAGAAACTGGTCGATAAAATTGCCGGGATATTTGTACCGATAGTATTGGGAATTGCCGTAGTAACTCTGATTGTCTGGATAGTTCTGGGTGGCGAAAACGGCTTTACACAGGGATTAATGGCAATGGTTACCGTACTGGTTATTGCCTGTCCGTGTGCATTAGGTCTGGCTACGCCAACGGCGATTATGGTTGGTGTAGGAAAAGGAGCCGAACAGGGAATCTTAATTAAAGATGCGGAAAGTTTAGAGCTGGCACAAAAAGTAGATACGATCATCCTGGATAAAACCGGGACAATCACCGAAGGGAAACCAAAAGTAACCGGGATACAGTGGCTGGCAGGCGACAGTTCGAAAGCTGCTATTTTAAAAACAATCGAAGCACAGTCGGAACATCCGTTAGCACAGGCTGTTGTGGATGCGTTTGAAGGGCTGAATACCGTTGCGATAAACGAATTTGAAAGCATTACCGGATTTGGAGTCCGCGCTAATGTGGACCACGAAATTTACTTTATCGGTAACCAGAGATTAATGGAGCAGAAAGGGATTGTGATTTCGGAAGAATTAAAACAGTTTGCCGCCGGTTATTATGCAAAAGCCGCTACGGTTTTATTCTTCGGTTCGCTTGAAAAAGTACTGGCGGTTATTGCCGTTCAGGATGCGATCAAACCAACTTCGGTACAGGCCATACAGGAATTACAGGATAACGGTATTGAAGTAATCATGCTCACAGGCGATAATGAAGCTACAGCAGCTGCGGTTGCCGGACAGCTAAACATTAAACAGTTTAAAGCAGGTGTATTGCCGCAGGATAAATCGGCCTATGTGAAACAGCTGCAGGAACAGGGAAAAGTGGTCGCGATGGTTGGTGATGGTATTAACGACAGTGCGGCTTTGGCACAGGCAAATGTGAGTATTGCCATGGGTAAAGGTTCCGATATTGCGATGGACGTAGCCCACATGACGATTATTGCGTCCGATTTAAAAAAGATACCGGTTGCGATCCAGCTGTCAAAACAAACCGTGAAAACGATCAAACAAAATTTATTCTGGGCATTTATTTACAACATTATCGGTATTCCGATTGCCGCCGGAATATTATACCCGATAAACGGATTTTTACTGAATCCGATGATTGCCGGAGCTGCTATGGCTATGAGCTCCGTGAGTGTGGTGAGCAACAGCTTACTGCTGAAATTTAAAAAGTAA
- a CDS encoding heavy-metal-associated domain-containing protein yields METMKFKTNINCSGCVQKVTPVLDPLVGENNWKVETENPKKILTVTSDVPESTLMEQVKSAGFNIEKYTE; encoded by the coding sequence ATGGAAACGATGAAATTCAAAACCAATATCAACTGTTCCGGATGTGTTCAGAAAGTAACCCCGGTATTAGATCCGTTAGTAGGCGAGAACAACTGGAAAGTGGAAACGGAAAATCCTAAGAAAATATTAACCGTTACCAGCGATGTTCCGGAAAGCACGCTGATGGAACAGGTGAAAAGTGCCGGATTTAACATTGAAAAATATACCGAATAA
- a CDS encoding M28 family metallopeptidase, which translates to MKKIILCSLALSLFMGSCSSQKGSSKDYVSKYIGTINKEELKKHLYIVASDEMEGRNTGEPGQKKAGEYIISEYKKMGISYPKGADSFYQKVPSEFMVRAFSPKLNDSENIWAYIEGSEKPDEVLVISAHYDHVGMKNGEIYNGADDDGSGTVALLEIAQAFMDAKKAGHGPKRSILFLHVTGEEHGLHGSRYYSEHPLFPLKNTIADINIDMIGRRDPAHKDNGNYVYVIGSDRLSTDLHNINEEANKKYVNLLLDYKYNDRNDPEKIYYRSDHYNFAKHGIPAIFFFNGVHEDYHQPGDTPDKIEYDLLEKRARLAFATAWELANRPNRPVVDKNGE; encoded by the coding sequence ATGAAAAAAATAATTCTTTGCAGTTTGGCACTGTCCTTATTTATGGGAAGTTGTTCTTCCCAAAAAGGATCTTCTAAAGATTATGTTTCCAAATACATTGGCACAATCAATAAAGAAGAATTAAAAAAGCACCTGTATATCGTTGCTTCCGATGAAATGGAAGGAAGAAATACGGGAGAACCGGGACAGAAGAAAGCCGGAGAATATATTATTTCGGAATATAAAAAAATGGGAATCTCCTATCCCAAAGGAGCCGATAGTTTTTACCAGAAAGTACCCTCAGAATTTATGGTTCGTGCTTTCAGTCCGAAGCTGAACGATTCCGAAAACATCTGGGCGTACATTGAAGGTTCGGAAAAACCGGATGAGGTATTGGTCATTTCGGCACATTATGACCATGTGGGCATGAAAAACGGTGAGATCTATAACGGTGCAGACGATGACGGTTCCGGAACTGTTGCGCTGTTAGAAATCGCTCAGGCGTTTATGGATGCTAAAAAAGCCGGACACGGACCAAAACGTTCGATACTGTTTTTACACGTAACCGGTGAAGAACACGGTTTACACGGTTCAAGATATTATTCCGAACATCCTTTGTTCCCTTTAAAAAATACTATTGCCGATATCAATATCGACATGATCGGCCGACGTGATCCGGCACATAAAGACAATGGTAATTATGTGTACGTTATCGGATCGGATCGTTTGAGTACCGATTTGCACAATATCAACGAAGAAGCCAATAAAAAATATGTCAACCTTTTATTAGACTATAAATACAACGACCGCAACGATCCGGAGAAAATCTACTATCGTTCCGATCACTATAACTTTGCAAAACACGGAATTCCGGCGATTTTCTTCTTTAACGGAGTGCATGAAGATTACCACCAGCCGGGCGATACACCGGATAAAATCGAATATGATTTACTGGAAAAAAGAGCCAGACTGGCTTTTGCCACCGCCTGGGAACTGGCAAACCGTCCAAACCGTCCGGTTGTAGACAAAAACGGAGAATAA